From the genome of Thermoplasmata archaeon, one region includes:
- a CDS encoding AbrB/MazE/SpoVT family DNA-binding domain-containing protein, with protein MADVVKVTTKGQLTLPARIRKDLNISEDTYLLAEEVGDFVVLRRAETRFLELSERFQREAKRKGITKEALLRALKGARRGPSR; from the coding sequence ATGGCCGACGTTGTAAAGGTCACCACAAAGGGGCAGCTGACGCTCCCTGCCCGAATTCGAAAGGATCTCAACATTTCCGAGGACACCTATCTCCTCGCGGAGGAGGTGGGTGACTTCGTCGTGCTCCGACGGGCGGAGACTCGGTTCCTCGAGCTGTCGGAACGATTCCAACGGGAGGCTAAGCGCAAGGGAATCACCAAGGAGGCCCTCCTGCGGGCCCTCAAGGGGGCTCGTCGGGGGCCGTCGCGGTGA
- a CDS encoding TATA-box-binding protein: MAKFRIENVVASTSLGHELDLKAIALALGGSEYEPEQFPGLIYRIKEPKTAILLFRSGKVVCTGAKSLENVKMAIDLVAKQIEAAGIPIKKNPEIEVQNIVATSDLGAQIDLNAVAITLGLGAVEYEPEQFPGLVYRIDEPKVVLLMFGSGKVVCTGARKPADVEKAVDKITAELKANGLLH; the protein is encoded by the coding sequence ATGGCCAAGTTCCGGATCGAGAACGTCGTCGCGTCGACCTCCCTCGGGCACGAGCTCGACCTCAAGGCGATCGCCCTCGCCCTGGGCGGCTCCGAGTACGAGCCGGAGCAGTTCCCCGGGCTCATCTACCGCATCAAGGAACCGAAGACCGCCATCCTGCTGTTCCGCAGCGGGAAGGTCGTCTGCACCGGCGCGAAGAGCCTCGAGAACGTCAAGATGGCGATCGACCTGGTCGCGAAGCAGATCGAGGCCGCGGGCATCCCGATCAAGAAGAACCCGGAGATCGAGGTCCAGAACATCGTCGCCACGTCGGACCTCGGCGCCCAGATCGACCTGAACGCGGTCGCGATCACCTTGGGGCTCGGTGCCGTGGAGTACGAGCCGGAGCAGTTCCCCGGCCTCGTCTACCGGATCGACGAGCCCAAGGTCGTCCTGCTCATGTTCGGCAGCGGCAAGGTCGTGTGCACCGGCGCGCGCAAGCCTGCGGACGTCGAGAAGGCCGTCGACAAGATCACGGCCGAGCTCAAGGCGAACGGGCTTCTGCACTGA
- a CDS encoding ribbon-helix-helix domain-containing protein yields MTTSFRLSVKQLEEIDRLVRRTGMRSRTEFLERAIDRYLDELKESKVLLLREWTEPRAKAAVLKYLKGGRKAYVSDIIEALGMEPDLAFRVVDTLLEEGAVARAA; encoded by the coding sequence GTGACGACATCCTTTCGCTTGTCCGTCAAGCAGCTCGAAGAAATCGACCGGCTCGTCCGGAGGACAGGAATGCGATCGCGGACGGAATTCTTGGAACGAGCGATCGATCGGTACCTCGATGAACTCAAGGAATCCAAGGTGCTCCTGCTCCGAGAATGGACTGAACCCAGGGCCAAAGCAGCGGTCCTGAAATACCTCAAGGGGGGACGGAAAGCGTACGTGTCAGACATCATCGAGGCTCTTGGCATGGAGCCGGACCTCGCGTTTCGAGTCGTAGACACGTTACTCGAGGAGGGAGCGGTTGCCCGAGCTGCGTAA
- a CDS encoding ABC-F family ATP-binding cassette domain-containing protein, protein MEPIIAGRDLRKSWGPTLVLEHADFLLHAGDKVALVGPNGSGKSTLFRLLAGETAPDLGDLVLKPGLRYGYLPQVPNVPPETVVRDVLSAPSPEAQRIEADLAALEAWMARPDAWDAADASARMARYEALHVALGSARSQSVIVNDPILNDLGVGEELLDQRFGSLSGGEKSKVLTARALANAKDKDVLLLDEPTNHMDVDTIETIEAFLGEIDAAVLLASHDKFLLDAIADKVIEIDRLRTLEYVGNYTDYRVQRDAIARAREAQRHRHQEELKRQLAIIEAFKSRKVYEQVLSRKLRVERMRRETPEPPPTAPRAFRLAFRTGASGPGVVRLEGVAKSHGGRLLFADVDLELAKGDKVGLVGPNGAGKTTLLEVLIGRQAADAGSVFRGKNLAIGYFAQEAEELDFSRTLLEEIRSVRRPEPPEAWARGLLGRFWFRGDAVHSRVGQLSGGERARLALAKFIAQDYDLLVLDEPTNHLDIESQEIVAAALRTYPGMLLVVSHNRSFLNEVANKIAVIAHRRLAVFQGTFRDSWAAAKMAEFMAVRQKPRYRVLRVVKDWETGTAYHGGDVIALNGAETQAFLRLLRWAEANGRVERIET, encoded by the coding sequence ATGGAGCCGATCATCGCGGGCCGGGACCTCCGGAAATCCTGGGGCCCCACGCTCGTCCTCGAGCACGCCGACTTCCTTCTCCACGCAGGGGACAAAGTCGCCCTCGTCGGCCCGAACGGATCGGGGAAGAGCACCCTGTTCCGGCTCCTCGCGGGCGAGACGGCGCCGGACCTGGGGGACCTCGTGCTCAAGCCCGGGCTCCGGTACGGCTACCTCCCGCAGGTCCCGAACGTCCCGCCGGAGACCGTTGTGCGGGACGTCCTCTCGGCCCCGAGCCCGGAGGCGCAGCGGATCGAGGCCGACCTGGCGGCCCTCGAGGCGTGGATGGCCCGCCCGGACGCGTGGGACGCCGCGGACGCGAGCGCGCGCATGGCCCGCTACGAAGCCCTGCACGTCGCCCTGGGGTCCGCCCGCAGCCAGAGCGTGATCGTCAACGACCCGATCCTGAACGACTTGGGCGTCGGCGAGGAGCTCCTCGACCAGCGGTTCGGCTCCCTCTCCGGCGGCGAGAAGTCCAAGGTCCTCACCGCGCGCGCCCTCGCGAACGCGAAGGACAAGGACGTCCTCCTGCTCGACGAGCCGACGAACCACATGGACGTCGACACGATCGAGACGATCGAGGCGTTCCTCGGGGAGATCGATGCGGCCGTCCTCCTGGCGAGCCACGACAAGTTCCTCCTCGACGCGATCGCGGACAAGGTGATCGAGATCGACCGTCTCCGCACCCTCGAGTACGTCGGCAACTACACGGACTATAGGGTGCAGCGCGACGCGATCGCGCGGGCCCGGGAGGCCCAGCGCCACCGGCACCAGGAGGAGCTCAAACGGCAGCTCGCGATCATCGAGGCGTTCAAGTCCCGCAAGGTGTACGAGCAGGTCCTCTCGCGCAAGCTGCGGGTCGAGCGGATGCGGCGCGAGACGCCGGAGCCGCCTCCGACCGCCCCGCGCGCCTTCCGCCTCGCCTTCCGCACGGGCGCCTCGGGCCCGGGGGTCGTGCGCCTCGAGGGCGTCGCGAAGTCCCACGGCGGCCGCCTCCTCTTCGCCGACGTCGACCTCGAGCTGGCGAAGGGGGACAAGGTCGGCCTCGTCGGCCCGAACGGCGCCGGGAAGACGACGCTCCTGGAGGTCCTCATTGGGCGTCAGGCGGCGGACGCGGGATCCGTGTTCCGGGGCAAGAACCTGGCGATCGGGTATTTCGCCCAGGAAGCGGAGGAGCTCGACTTCTCCCGCACCCTCCTCGAGGAGATCCGCAGCGTGCGACGTCCGGAACCGCCGGAAGCGTGGGCGAGGGGACTCCTCGGCCGCTTCTGGTTCCGGGGGGACGCGGTCCACAGCCGCGTCGGCCAGCTCAGCGGCGGCGAGCGGGCGCGCCTCGCCCTCGCGAAGTTCATCGCCCAGGACTACGACCTCCTCGTCCTCGACGAGCCGACGAACCACCTCGACATCGAGAGCCAGGAGATCGTGGCAGCGGCCCTCCGGACGTATCCGGGCATGCTCCTGGTCGTGAGCCACAACCGCTCCTTCCTGAACGAAGTGGCGAACAAGATCGCGGTCATCGCGCACCGGCGCCTCGCCGTGTTCCAGGGGACCTTCCGGGACTCGTGGGCCGCGGCGAAGATGGCGGAGTTCATGGCGGTGCGGCAGAAGCCCCGGTACCGCGTCCTGCGCGTCGTCAAGGACTGGGAGACCGGGACCGCCTACCATGGAGGGGACGTGATCGCCCTCAACGGCGCGGAGACCCAGGCCTTCCTGCGCCTGCTGCGGTGGGCGGAGGCGAACGGCCGCGTGGAGCGCATCGAGACGTGA
- a CDS encoding putative toxin-antitoxin system toxin component, PIN family: MRFFLDSNVIVSGIVFAGTERRILLATFGRDHAFVISQDVQREVRKVMRQKFPRLREESEEVMALLRAQTLPRRTYEGRSQGFPELRDPDDAHILAAAIVSRCDVVVTGDKDLLVLREVEGVKIIRPSEARKLLAARGPPDKTIHT; this comes from the coding sequence GTGAGGTTCTTCCTCGATTCGAACGTAATTGTCTCGGGAATCGTCTTCGCGGGTACGGAGCGTCGGATTCTCTTGGCCACGTTCGGGAGAGATCACGCTTTCGTCATCTCGCAGGATGTCCAACGAGAAGTCAGGAAGGTCATGCGGCAGAAGTTCCCCCGCCTTCGGGAGGAGTCGGAGGAGGTCATGGCGTTGCTTCGTGCACAGACTTTGCCGAGGAGAACGTACGAGGGACGTTCTCAGGGATTTCCCGAGCTGCGGGATCCGGACGACGCCCACATCCTTGCGGCCGCCATCGTCTCCCGCTGCGATGTAGTCGTGACGGGAGACAAGGACCTCCTCGTGCTCCGGGAAGTCGAAGGGGTGAAGATCATCCGACCGAGTGAGGCTCGCAAGCTGTTGGCTGCCCGAGGCCCTCCGGACAAGACAATCCATACGTAG